The following proteins come from a genomic window of Elusimicrobiota bacterium:
- the proB gene encoding glutamate 5-kinase translates to MNSFMKSRVVVKIGSVIILDEFHLQEIADKIASFQKTGNEVIIVSSGAIATGNEKLGFKKRPDNLISKQAFASIGQVGLMNKWTNVLLNHNIPVAQILLTKDDFENRDRYLNARNTILQLLSWGIIPVINENDTVATEEINFGDNDTLSALVASKIDANYLIIFTDVDGLYDSDPKKNKNATLITEIKKISADIENYASKKGGGGEVIGSGFSVGGMLSKIKAAKIATASGVETFITNGKKKGGNVCISDIISGRVECTKFLTQVKIDSRKKWIAFGAKNAGKIVIDEGAARALIEKGKSLLPSGIIDVDGDFYKGDAVSIIHKNKEIARGIVFYSAEDIKKIKGHKTQDIEKILSRKDYDEVIHRDNLVVITIETTTEKST, encoded by the coding sequence ATGAATTCATTTATGAAGAGTAGAGTTGTCGTAAAAATCGGAAGTGTGATAATTTTGGATGAATTTCATCTACAAGAAATAGCAGATAAAATCGCTTCATTCCAAAAAACAGGTAATGAAGTAATAATTGTTTCTTCAGGCGCTATAGCAACCGGTAATGAAAAACTTGGATTTAAGAAAAGACCTGACAACCTTATCTCAAAACAAGCATTTGCATCAATTGGGCAAGTCGGTTTAATGAATAAATGGACAAATGTCCTTTTAAACCATAATATTCCCGTCGCACAGATACTTCTTACAAAAGATGATTTTGAAAACAGGGATAGATACCTTAACGCAAGAAATACAATCCTGCAACTTTTATCGTGGGGCATAATTCCAGTCATCAACGAGAATGATACTGTTGCAACTGAAGAAATAAATTTTGGCGATAATGATACGCTATCCGCACTTGTCGCCTCCAAAATTGATGCTAACTATCTGATTATTTTTACGGATGTAGATGGTCTGTATGATAGTGACCCTAAGAAAAATAAAAATGCTACACTAATCACAGAAATAAAAAAAATTTCGGCTGATATAGAAAATTATGCATCAAAAAAGGGTGGGGGGGGGGAGGTAATCGGTTCTGGTTTCTCGGTTGGCGGGATGCTATCAAAAATAAAGGCAGCAAAAATAGCAACCGCTTCCGGTGTGGAAACATTTATCACAAACGGCAAAAAAAAGGGGGGGAATGTATGCATATCAGATATTATTTCCGGTCGTGTTGAGTGCACGAAATTTTTAACCCAGGTGAAAATTGATAGCCGAAAAAAATGGATTGCGTTCGGTGCAAAAAACGCCGGAAAGATTGTAATTGATGAAGGTGCTGCCAGAGCATTGATTGAGAAAGGGAAAAGTTTGTTACCAAGCGGTATTATTGATGTTGATGGCGATTTTTACAAGGGTGATGCTGTAAGTATTATTCATAAAAATAAAGAGATTGCTCGCGGGATTGTGTTTTATTCTGCCGAAGATATCAAAAAAATTAAAGGACATAAAACACAAGATATAGAAAAAATACTCTCCAGAAAGGACTATGACGAAGTCATTCACCGAGATAATCTTGTAGTAATAACAATAGAAACAACCACCGAAAAAAGTACTTGA
- the obgE gene encoding GTPase ObgE produces the protein MFIDKAKLFIKAGNGGDGCLSFHREKYRPLGGPDGGNGGKGGDVIIVGDENLKTLLDLQRHPRYKAKDGEHGSGNNRYGKTAENLVIKVPIGTIVKKNNEIIADITKHNQEVIVAKGGRGGRGNASFKSSKNTAPRIKELGQPGEECVVELELKLIADVGIIGYPNAGKSTFLAKVSSAKPKIADYPFTTLTPNLGVVNFYKGGEVVGGGEGGKALVFADIPGLIEGASSGKGLGHDFLRHIERTKILVHIVDVFGYNKKNAYSTYTAINKELKKYSTELAKKLQIIAINKIDLVGKGNWRKSAKIFRTKKKKVFPISALTGEGLKPLLTEIFTKIETVKEKKPTELKYVHYRYEPEFSVHKKGNIFYITGRKISDLVAMTDFSEQESLSRFQNILKKIGIEKKLKDAGVLAGDTVKVANYEFIYEE, from the coding sequence ATGTTCATAGATAAAGCGAAACTTTTTATCAAAGCAGGAAATGGTGGTGATGGCTGCCTTTCGTTTCATAGAGAAAAATACAGACCTTTAGGTGGACCTGATGGTGGTAATGGTGGAAAAGGTGGCGATGTAATAATCGTCGGCGACGAAAACTTAAAAACACTTCTGGATTTGCAACGGCATCCTCGGTATAAAGCAAAAGATGGTGAACACGGCAGTGGAAATAATCGCTACGGTAAAACCGCTGAAAATCTGGTAATAAAAGTTCCGATTGGTACAATTGTCAAAAAAAATAATGAAATTATCGCAGACATTACGAAACATAATCAAGAAGTTATAGTTGCTAAAGGTGGTCGCGGTGGCAGAGGTAATGCTTCGTTTAAGTCGTCAAAAAATACTGCACCGCGTATCAAAGAATTAGGTCAACCCGGCGAAGAATGTGTTGTTGAGTTGGAATTGAAACTTATCGCAGATGTCGGAATCATTGGCTATCCTAATGCAGGTAAATCAACTTTTTTAGCAAAGGTCTCGTCGGCAAAACCAAAAATCGCCGACTATCCGTTTACTACACTAACACCTAATTTAGGTGTAGTAAATTTTTACAAAGGGGGGGAGGTGGTGGGAGGGGGTGAAGGGGGGAAGGCACTTGTATTTGCAGATATCCCCGGACTTATTGAAGGCGCATCTTCGGGTAAAGGGTTAGGTCATGATTTTTTAAGACATATAGAGCGAACGAAAATTCTTGTTCATATTGTTGATGTTTTCGGATATAATAAAAAAAATGCATATTCAACATATACTGCAATAAACAAAGAGTTAAAAAAATACTCAACCGAACTTGCAAAAAAATTACAGATTATAGCAATCAATAAAATTGATTTAGTAGGAAAGGGCAATTGGAGGAAGTCAGCAAAAATTTTCAGAACCAAGAAAAAAAAAGTTTTCCCAATTTCTGCATTAACCGGTGAGGGACTTAAACCACTGTTAACAGAAATTTTTACAAAAATTGAGACAGTAAAAGAAAAAAAACCGACTGAATTAAAATACGTCCATTACAGATACGAGCCTGAATTTTCAGTCCATAAAAAAGGCAATATTTTTTATATTACAGGTAGAAAAATATCTGACCTTGTTGCAATGACCGATTTTTCAGAACAGGAATCATTATCAAGATTCCAGAATATACTCAAAAAAATCGGTATAGAAAAAAAATTGAAAGATGCTGGTGTGCTTGCAGGTGATACTGTAAAGGTGGCTAATTATGAATTCATTTATGAAGAGTAG
- the rpmA gene encoding 50S ribosomal protein L27, producing the protein MAHTKSQGSTGNGRDSAGQRLGIKCFDGEVIPAGSIIVRQRGRKYQPGLNVGVGKDDTLFAKINGKIKFQWISQNKKKVNVIPA; encoded by the coding sequence ATGGCACACACAAAATCGCAGGGTTCTACAGGAAACGGTAGGGATTCAGCAGGTCAGCGGCTTGGGATAAAATGTTTTGATGGCGAAGTAATTCCTGCTGGCAGTATTATTGTTCGTCAGCGTGGCAGAAAATATCAGCCAGGACTTAATGTTGGTGTTGGCAAAGATGATACGCTTTTTGCAAAAATTAACGGTAAAATTAAGTTCCAGTGGATAAGCCAGAATAAGAAAAAAGTAAATGTAATTCCAGCATAA